GGCACCCAAGAGCGTGAAGCTGCGGATTTTTTCCGGAGCCAGGGCCATCTCCCCCTCCTGTCGCCATGATAACGCCGCGGCCGGAGGGCCTCCAAGGAAAAAGCGGGCCGCCCCGCGAGGAGGATTCTTGCCAAGGGCCCCCGGCCGTGCCATCTTCCCTTCATGGCCAACCTCAAAGAAACCCTGGCGCTGCGCGCCTTCGGACTCTTCAAGATCCCCCTGCTCTTCTCGGTGCGCCCGACCATCATCGAGGTCAACAAGAAGCGCTGCGAGGTGAAGATCCCCCTCAACTTCTGGACCCGCAACCACCTGAAGTCGATGTACTTCGGCACCCTGGCGATGGGCGCCGACTGCGCCGGCGGACTGCTGGCGATGCAGTCGATCAAGGCCAGCAAAAAGAACGTCGTCTTGATCTTCAAGGACTTCCACGCCGACTTCCTCAAGCGCGCCGAGTCCGACGTGCACTTCATCTGCGAGGACGGCGCCAAGATCGAAAAACAGGTGAAAGAGACCATCGAAAGCGGCGAACGCACCAACCAAACCCTGAAGATCGTCGCCACCACCCCCAAGATCTCGGGCGACGAGCCGGTGGCGAAGTTCCTGCTCACCCTCTCCTTGAAACTGCAGGGCAAAAAATCTTCATGAAGCAAAGCGGCGCCGGACTGCTGTTCCTGATCCTCGCCCTGCTCGCCCCCGGGCTCTCCGCCCACGAGCTCAAGCTCTCCGACAGCGAAATCCTCCTCGAGGGGACGAAGGCCCGCTGGACGCACAAGGTGCACCTGGGCGACTTCGACACCAAATTCGCTCGCGCCGATCTCGCGACGCTGCAGGCCTATATCCCGCAACGCGTTTCCCTAAGCGCCGGCGGCGAGGCCTGCCGCTTCGAGCGCCTCGACTTCGCCAAGGACGCGGCGGTCGAGGCCGCGGTCCTCGTCCTGAGCTACGATTGCCCCGCGCCCCGGGCGCCTTTGCAGGTGCATTACGATTTGTTCTACGGCGATCTCGGCCACCGCCACCTGATGAAGGCAAAGCTGGGCGACAAGCTGTTCAGCTACACCTTCGCGCCCGGGCACTCCGACTTTTCCTTCTCGGAAGAAAGCCTCGGACAGAGCATCCTGGCCTTCCTCAAGCTCGGGCTCGAGCATATCCTCATCGGCTACGACCACATCCTCTTCGTCCTCGCCCTGATCTTCGGCGCCAGGCGATTCAAGGACCTGCTCTGGCTCATCACCAGCTTCACGCTGGCCCACTCCATCACCCTGGCCCTGGCCACCCTCGAGGTCATCACCCTGCCGCCCTCCGTGGTCGAGCCGATCATCGCCGCCAGCATCGTCTTTTTGGCCCTCCTCGACCTCTTCGCCAAGGGGCCGCGGACGCCGCGGGCCATGATCGTCTTGACCTTCGCCTTTGGCCTGATCCACGGCCTGGGCTTTTCCTACATCCTACAGGAGGCCGACCTGCGGGCCGGCAATCTCGCCGTTCCCTTGATCTTTTTCAATTTGGGGGTGGAATTGGGCCAGGTCCTGATCGTCGCCCTAGTCTACCCCCTGACCCTGGGCTTGAGCCGCCTGCTGAAGGGTTCCTACCTTTACCTGAAAGCGGTCTTCCTGGCCCTGATCGCCGCCGTCGGGCTTTATTGGATGGTCGAACGCATCTTCTTCGGTTAAATTAACCCTCAAATAAAAAGGGGGCGGCCGAAGCCACCCCCATCCTGTCCGACCGGGGAACCGCAGTCCCCCGAATCATGGATTTTAAGGGAGGCCCGGCCGGCCTTCCAAGGGATTTTTCCGGAGTTGCCATGTACCAGATCATGCTCTGCTCGCCGGAAGGCGAATTCATCGAGACCCAGGACGTCGAACGTCTCAAAGAGGCCAAGCGCCGCAAAAGCCACTACATCTGGGTGGATATGGAGGACCCCTCGGAGGAAGAAGTCGACCTCTTGCTCGAGATCTTCAACTTTCATCCCCTCGCGATCGAGCACGTCCTGATGGGCGTAGGCACCGCGCGCCTCGACATCTACGAGGACTACGCCTTCCTCGCGTTGCACCGCGTCTTCTACAATTTCGAGACCGAGTCCTGCCAGCGCCGCGAATTCGAGGCCTTCTTCTCGGGCGACTTCATCGTGACCTCCCACGGAAAAAACCTCTCCCGCACCTTCGCCACCGCCCGCCAGCGGGTGCACGATAGCCCCAAGGACACCCTGGGCGATTCGCCCAGCTACGTCCTGCTCAACCTGCTCGAGCTGGCGATCAAGGACTACCAGCCGATCATGGAGGAGTGGGAGGACAACCTGGAGGAAATCGAGCAGCAGGTCCTGAAGGGCGTAAAGGACGACGTCCTGGACCAGATCCTCAAATTCAAGAAGCTCGTCGCCAGCATGCGTAAGAGCCTCCTGCCCGAGCGCGAGGTCTACCGGCAGCTCGACGACAAGCACGTCATCCCCTTCATCAAGGAAGAGGCGCGGCCCTACTTCAAGACGGCGATGGACGACATGAATTCGCTCTTGCAGGATCTCGACTCCCTGCGCGAGCACGCCGGCGCGGTCTTCGACGTCTACGCGGCGGTCCTGACCATCAAGATGACCGAGTCCTCCAACCAGCTGAACTTCGTCATGCAGCGCCTTACCATCGGGGCGACGATCTTCCTGCCCCTGACCTTCATCGTCGGCGTTTACGGGATGAATTTCGAGTACATGCCGGAATTCAAGTGGCCGGGTTTCTACTATATCTTATGGGGCTTCATGATCAGCCTGGTCGTCGGCATGATCGTGTTTTTCAAGAAAAAGAAGTGGATTTAGGCCCCGCCTGGAGAGCCAAGACCGGCGCGGATCGGCGGGTCGGGGTGCCTTCCCCTCAAAAACAGGGACAGCGCCCGGCGCGGGTTTCGGGAAGACGGAGCAAGTTTTCTATTTTAATTTCAGTCACTTGAAGCCGCCGCCTCCCGTTTTGGCGCATTGCGTCTTGATTTGGCATCCCTTTTGCTAATCTTGTACATTGCACACTTCCAATAAACCAACGCACTCCAGGCGTGTGTAGGGGGCATACCATAACGGAGCTTATGTTATGACCTTCACCATTCCTGTCCTTACCGCCGACGACTTGGCCGCCCGCGCCCAGGCGGAAATCGCCTCGATGCCGACCACGCGCCTGACCACCCACGTCCCCGACGGCGCCGACCGCGCCGCCGGTCGCCTCCACGGCCGCCGCGATCGCTTCCACCTCCCCGAGCCCTCGCTCGCGGGCATCACCCGCTCGGGCAGCCGGCGTAGCCGCGCGGCGGGCCCCCGCGCCCACGAGCCGGTCTCCGGAGGCATCGCCTTCGCCGGCTACCGTCCGACGACCCGCTATCACGGCATCGACCGGGACTACAGCCTGACGCCGCATTTCGAGTCGCGCGAGGCGCCGACGCCCGTCGTCGCCGAGCCCCGCGGCCGCCGCAGCCGCGCCGACCGCATCGCCGACCTGCTGACCGAGGCCAACAACCTGATGGCCGGCGCCGAGCTCGACATCCGCCTCGCCCGCGGAGTGAGCGGCGCGCGCCGCGAGGAGATCCGGACCCGCGCCCGTGAGTGCTTCGAGCGCGCCGAGCGCCTGGTGCACCGCGCCGAGGGCCTGGCCCGCGCCAGCCGCGCCTCCCTCTCTCCCGAGCTGCGCGCCCAGCTGGAGGAGACCCGGCTTCGTTCCGACACCGCCGGATTCGCGATGGGCGCCGCCTAAGCGTTACCCGACCTCCGGCGAGAGCCGAAGCTTGCGTTGAAAAACAGAACCCCCGCCGTGGGTGTGGCGCCCGCGACGGGGGTTTTTCATTCTCCATCCCAAATCGGCAAATTTCGCTG
This genomic stretch from Deltaproteobacteria bacterium PRO3 harbors:
- a CDS encoding DUF4442 domain-containing protein translates to MANLKETLALRAFGLFKIPLLFSVRPTIIEVNKKRCEVKIPLNFWTRNHLKSMYFGTLAMGADCAGGLLAMQSIKASKKNVVLIFKDFHADFLKRAESDVHFICEDGAKIEKQVKETIESGERTNQTLKIVATTPKISGDEPVAKFLLTLSLKLQGKKSS
- a CDS encoding HupE/UreJ family protein — protein: MKQSGAGLLFLILALLAPGLSAHELKLSDSEILLEGTKARWTHKVHLGDFDTKFARADLATLQAYIPQRVSLSAGGEACRFERLDFAKDAAVEAAVLVLSYDCPAPRAPLQVHYDLFYGDLGHRHLMKAKLGDKLFSYTFAPGHSDFSFSEESLGQSILAFLKLGLEHILIGYDHILFVLALIFGARRFKDLLWLITSFTLAHSITLALATLEVITLPPSVVEPIIAASIVFLALLDLFAKGPRTPRAMIVLTFAFGLIHGLGFSYILQEADLRAGNLAVPLIFFNLGVELGQVLIVALVYPLTLGLSRLLKGSYLYLKAVFLALIAAVGLYWMVERIFFG
- the corA gene encoding magnesium/cobalt transporter CorA, with the protein product MDFKGGPAGLPRDFSGVAMYQIMLCSPEGEFIETQDVERLKEAKRRKSHYIWVDMEDPSEEEVDLLLEIFNFHPLAIEHVLMGVGTARLDIYEDYAFLALHRVFYNFETESCQRREFEAFFSGDFIVTSHGKNLSRTFATARQRVHDSPKDTLGDSPSYVLLNLLELAIKDYQPIMEEWEDNLEEIEQQVLKGVKDDVLDQILKFKKLVASMRKSLLPEREVYRQLDDKHVIPFIKEEARPYFKTAMDDMNSLLQDLDSLREHAGAVFDVYAAVLTIKMTESSNQLNFVMQRLTIGATIFLPLTFIVGVYGMNFEYMPEFKWPGFYYILWGFMISLVVGMIVFFKKKKWI